GGCCTGTTCAGCGGACGGCTGCTCGCAGCGCCTCGGCCAGGACCGGCGGAGCCCGCGCCGACGACGGCCTGTACCACGTGAGATGGCGTCCGCCGCCGAGCCCGCAGGGCACCCCGGGGAACTCCTCGGGGCCGTCGTCGGCACGGCCCCGCCAGGTCCCGTACCTCGGTGAGGGAGGGCGCCAGCGACACCGCCCTCGGCCCCTTCTTCCCCGTCGGCGGGACCAGCTCCGCCTGCACTTCAGTGAACGGCGCCCGCGGCCGGGCCGGCACCGTGTTCACCGGCCGAGATCGTCAACCGCCTCGATGTGGTCCGCGACCGCGACGACCAGGACGCGGGTGTCCTCCTCGGTGGCCCGCCAGCGGTGGCGCACCCCGCCGGTCAGATACAGGGTGTCGCCCTTGCCCAGCCGGTAGGCACGGCCCTCGGCCTCGACCTCGACGACGCCTTCGGCCACGTACATCAACTCGTCGTTGCGGTGCTGGAACTCGCGGCCGGCGTCCTGGTCGCCGGAGAACTCCATGGCGTGCAACTGGTGGTGACCGCGCACCAGGGGGCGCACACGGGGCTCGTGGGTGAACTCGGAGTCGTCGGCGCGCATCACGTCGACACTGCGCGCCGGGTCGGCTGCCGCCAGCAGCTCCACGCGGGTCGTGCCGAGGGCGTCGGCCACCCGTTCCAGGGAGCGCGTGCTGGGCCGGGCCCGCTCGTTCTCGACCTGGCTGAGGAACGGCACCGACAGGCCGCTGCGCTCGGCGACGACGGCGAGGGTGAGC
This sequence is a window from Streptomyces ortus. Protein-coding genes within it:
- a CDS encoding helix-turn-helix domain-containing protein, which translates into the protein MDESKETLRVGAAVRRRRRALELTLAVVAERSGLSVPFLSQVENERARPSTRSLERVADALGTTRVELLAAADPARSVDVMRADDSEFTHEPRVRPLVRGHHQLHAMEFSGDQDAGREFQHRNDELMYVAEGVVEVEAEGRAYRLGKGDTLYLTGGVRHRWRATEEDTRVLVVAVADHIEAVDDLGR